From a single Sebaldella sp. S0638 genomic region:
- the rpsT gene encoding 30S ribosomal protein S20, with protein sequence MAHSKSSKKRVYIGERNRLRNQAIKSRVKTFVKKVLVAVDANNVDEAKTALSVAYKELDKAVTKGILKKNTVSRKKSRLAAKVNSLAS encoded by the coding sequence ATGGCTCATTCAAAATCATCTAAAAAAAGAGTATACATAGGTGAGAGAAATAGATTAAGAAACCAGGCTATAAAAAGCAGAGTAAAAACATTTGTTAAAAAAGTTCTTGTTGCTGTTGATGCGAATAATGTCGACGAAGCTAAAACAGCATTGAGTGTTGCATATAAAGAACTAGATAAAGCTGTTACTAAAGGTATCCTTAAGAAGAACACTGTATCTAGAAAAAAATCAAGACTCGCTGCAAAAGTTAATTCATTGGCTAGCTAA
- a CDS encoding Fic family protein: MKKCIIIILLSYKENMKFLDIDKKLKKYSEIKLSKELLKDLREDLIIKWTYNSNAIEGNTIDMYQTKVLLEDGITIGGKTMKEHLEIINHAEAIKYIEEIVSKNIFLSEYEIKNIHNLVTKGIENIDSGKYRDTQVQIGGANFTPVPPYLVKGKMEELILWYKESNLHPIEKSSILHGEFIKIHPFKDGNGRTARLLLNFELMKSGYPPIIINKEEREIYYKTLDMGSVTGNWEDFTEFIAVKADERIEYMNKFKEEEIKINNMK; the protein is encoded by the coding sequence ATGAAAAAATGTATAATTATTATACTTTTATCATACAAAGAAAATATGAAATTTCTAGATATTGATAAAAAGTTAAAAAAATATAGTGAAATTAAGCTTTCAAAAGAACTATTAAAAGATTTGAGAGAAGACTTAATTATAAAATGGACTTATAACAGCAATGCTATAGAAGGAAATACAATAGATATGTACCAGACTAAAGTATTGCTTGAAGATGGAATTACTATAGGCGGAAAAACAATGAAGGAGCATTTGGAAATAATAAATCATGCTGAGGCAATAAAATATATAGAAGAAATTGTCAGTAAAAATATTTTTTTAAGTGAGTATGAAATAAAAAACATTCATAATTTAGTGACTAAAGGTATAGAAAATATTGATTCAGGAAAATACAGGGATACACAGGTACAAATAGGAGGAGCTAACTTTACTCCTGTTCCCCCGTATCTCGTTAAAGGAAAAATGGAAGAATTAATTTTATGGTATAAAGAAAGTAATCTACACCCAATAGAAAAATCAAGTATCTTACATGGAGAATTTATAAAAATTCATCCTTTTAAAGATGGTAATGGACGAACAGCAAGATTGTTATTGAACTTTGAATTGATGAAAAGCGGATATCCTCCTATAATCATAAATAAGGAAGAACGGGAAATTTATTACAAAACATTGGATATGGGTTCAGTTACTGGAAATTGGGAAGATTTCACAGAATTTATAGCAGTTAAAGCTGATGAAAGAATTGAATATATGAATAAATTTAAAGAAGAAGAAATCAAGATAAATAATATGAAATAA
- a CDS encoding immunity 51 family protein has translation MNFEEIIKPFFWVEHEKSASLCLSSLNYKAEIFDSRADEGFLGNGYDWESLARVFLEEKMPELDGIVNFDPEADMFCAYSSDPTALKKFALSFKEACENTELITDMFSRAELD, from the coding sequence ATGAATTTTGAAGAAATTATAAAACCCTTTTTCTGGGTTGAGCATGAAAAAAGCGCTTCTTTATGCCTTAGTTCGCTGAATTATAAAGCTGAGATATTTGATTCACGAGCTGATGAAGGATTTTTGGGTAACGGCTACGATTGGGAATCACTTGCCCGTGTATTTCTTGAAGAAAAAATGCCTGAACTTGACGGTATTGTGAATTTTGACCCGGAAGCTGATATGTTCTGTGCCTATTCTTCCGATCCGACGGCATTAAAGAAATTCGCTCTTTCATTCAAAGAAGCCTGTGAAAATACAGAATTAATTACAGATATGTTTTCACGTGCAGAACTGGACTAA
- the holA gene encoding DNA polymerase III subunit delta, with translation MFYFICGTESRELKYLEILDDIKKKNPGIQEFVFDVVLKEDDKFFEKLNFNSIFGGKEILVLKRAEKLGNIEEVLALISNVEMDSKYVIVDFQIEGSKKNDKLFALLGEIGKKTETKVIKTEEDEKNLADFVKENLKTDTKETQRLLSLIGENPFKVKNEVEKIKSFLGDEPYDFEKIKNMISVQKEYFIYECVEKTIKGEIFEVMEYLKKTKEYMGFLYSMYGEVETLLKLLELEEEGFRLRGDYNSFKSEYEKIKKYFYVNKRPAHPYAIFNKYKNIKRFSRKKLRRLSYKCWEIEKDIKTGKLPMDIGVEALVLEVNR, from the coding sequence ATGTTTTATTTTATTTGCGGTACCGAAAGCAGAGAGTTGAAATATCTGGAGATACTGGATGATATAAAAAAGAAAAATCCGGGAATACAGGAATTTGTCTTTGATGTGGTGCTTAAAGAGGATGATAAATTTTTTGAAAAACTGAATTTTAATTCCATATTTGGCGGTAAGGAAATACTTGTTTTGAAAAGGGCGGAAAAACTCGGCAATATAGAGGAGGTTCTTGCTCTTATTTCTAATGTAGAAATGGATTCAAAATATGTAATAGTAGATTTTCAAATAGAGGGAAGCAAGAAGAACGATAAATTGTTTGCTCTTCTTGGTGAAATAGGGAAAAAGACAGAAACTAAAGTTATCAAGACCGAGGAAGACGAGAAAAATCTTGCTGATTTTGTAAAGGAAAATCTGAAAACCGATACGAAGGAAACGCAGAGACTCCTCAGTCTTATAGGGGAAAATCCTTTTAAGGTGAAAAATGAAGTGGAAAAAATAAAAAGTTTTCTTGGTGATGAGCCGTATGACTTTGAGAAAATAAAAAATATGATTTCCGTGCAGAAAGAATACTTTATCTATGAATGTGTGGAAAAAACAATAAAAGGCGAAATTTTTGAGGTAATGGAATATCTGAAAAAAACAAAAGAATATATGGGGTTTCTATACAGTATGTACGGGGAAGTGGAAACACTTTTGAAACTTTTGGAACTGGAAGAGGAAGGATTCAGACTAAGAGGGGATTATAACTCGTTTAAGTCAGAATATGAAAAGATAAAAAAATATTTTTATGTTAATAAAAGACCTGCCCATCCATATGCCATATTTAATAAGTATAAAAATATAAAAAGATTCAGCAGGAAGAAGCTTAGAAGGCTTAGTTACAAATGCTGGGAAATAGAAAAAGACATAAAGACGGGAAAGCTTCCTATGGATATAGGGGTAGAGGCTCTTGTACTGGAAGTAAACAGATAG
- a CDS encoding spore photoproduct lyase family protein, which produces MESRFFITEDIKEHKKGRDILNILKNYSIVSSEAEFLEMLKEKKLGFEKEKGYFLFTVKKGRFLKSYHLDENFRKIKEEYYLSYENNCPFNCVYCYLRDYYSHGAGIFYVNTEDMFRELDNHKGNNEMISCGIVNDSLVYDNITDISHDLIDYFGNREDLTLEFRTKSKNIKGLLKEKVYKNILVSFTFSPEEVIEKYEFHTASLQDRITAARQLQEHGYDIGIRIDPVINIKNRKNAYTDMINKLMRELDTKKIRDIGLGSLRYTKGLKDKVLSERKTDLFYNELVTGIDGKERYFKGIRIQMYSEIVEEIRKYGDFDIYLGMEEEYIWKKVLK; this is translated from the coding sequence ATGGAAAGCAGATTTTTTATAACCGAGGATATAAAAGAGCATAAAAAAGGCAGAGATATCCTGAATATTTTGAAAAACTACAGTATTGTCAGTTCGGAAGCAGAATTTTTAGAGATGCTGAAAGAAAAGAAACTAGGTTTTGAGAAAGAAAAAGGATATTTTTTATTTACAGTAAAAAAGGGCAGATTTCTGAAATCATATCATCTGGATGAGAACTTCCGGAAAATAAAGGAAGAATATTATCTTTCTTATGAGAATAACTGCCCTTTTAACTGTGTATATTGTTATTTAAGGGATTATTACAGCCACGGGGCAGGGATATTTTATGTGAATACAGAGGATATGTTTCGTGAGCTGGATAATCACAAGGGGAATAATGAAATGATAAGCTGCGGAATTGTGAATGATTCACTTGTTTATGACAATATTACGGATATTTCACATGATCTTATTGATTATTTTGGTAACAGGGAAGATCTTACTTTGGAATTCAGAACCAAAAGCAAAAATATAAAAGGGCTTTTGAAAGAGAAGGTTTATAAGAATATTCTCGTTTCATTTACATTCAGCCCTGAGGAAGTTATTGAAAAGTATGAATTTCATACGGCTTCACTGCAAGACCGGATTACAGCCGCAAGACAGCTTCAGGAGCATGGCTACGATATCGGGATAAGGATAGACCCTGTGATAAATATAAAAAACAGGAAGAATGCCTATACAGATATGATAAATAAGCTTATGAGAGAACTGGACACCAAAAAGATAAGAGATATCGGTCTGGGCAGTCTGAGGTATACAAAAGGTCTGAAAGATAAGGTTCTTTCAGAGAGAAAAACCGATTTGTTTTATAATGAGCTGGTAACGGGAATAGATGGAAAAGAGAGATACTTTAAAGGAATAAGAATACAGATGTATAGTGAAATAGTGGAAGAAATTAGAAAATACGGGGACTTTGATATTTATCTCGGAATGGAAGAGGAATATATCTGGAAAAAAGTTTTGAAATAG
- a CDS encoding polyphosphate kinase 2 family protein has translation MIGKYRVDGKKSIKLKDFPTADKGIFKNKEEGLLKLGENIEILSELQNKLYAEDTYSLLIIFQAMDAAGKDGTIKHVFSGINPQGFQIFNFKQPSMEELDHAYMWRTSKSMPERGRIGVFNRSYYEDVLVVRVHNLLSAQHLPKEKQYKDIWKKRFHHIREQEKYLFENGIIPIKFFLNVSKEVQKERFLERIEDPSKNWKFSSADIEERKYWDDYQEAYEDAINHTSTSYAPWYVIPADKKWFTKFAVSEVIKETLEGLNLKYPELNKTQKSELKNYKEILLKDK, from the coding sequence ATGATTGGAAAGTACAGAGTGGACGGTAAGAAAAGCATTAAGTTAAAAGATTTTCCCACAGCTGATAAGGGAATATTTAAGAACAAAGAAGAAGGATTGCTAAAATTAGGAGAGAATATCGAAATATTAAGTGAACTTCAGAACAAACTCTATGCTGAAGACACATATTCACTTCTGATTATTTTCCAGGCAATGGATGCAGCGGGTAAGGACGGGACGATAAAACATGTCTTCAGCGGTATAAACCCGCAGGGCTTCCAGATTTTTAACTTTAAACAGCCTTCAATGGAAGAACTGGATCATGCCTATATGTGGCGTACATCTAAGTCTATGCCTGAGAGGGGAAGAATAGGCGTATTTAACAGATCATACTATGAGGATGTATTGGTGGTAAGAGTGCATAATCTTCTTTCCGCACAGCATCTTCCCAAGGAAAAGCAGTATAAGGACATATGGAAAAAGAGGTTTCATCATATAAGAGAGCAGGAAAAATATCTGTTTGAAAACGGGATAATACCAATAAAGTTTTTTCTGAATGTTTCCAAAGAGGTACAGAAAGAAAGATTCCTTGAAAGAATAGAAGATCCGAGCAAGAACTGGAAATTTTCTTCAGCTGATATTGAAGAAAGAAAGTATTGGGATGACTATCAGGAAGCTTATGAAGACGCGATAAATCATACAAGCACTTCTTATGCGCCATGGTATGTGATTCCTGCAGATAAAAAATGGTTTACTAAGTTCGCAGTCTCAGAAGTAATTAAAGAGACACTGGAAGGTCTGAATTTGAAGTATCCTGAGTTAAACAAGACACAGAAGAGCGAGCTTAAGAATTATAAAGAAATATTATTAAAAGATAAATAA
- a CDS encoding carbonic anhydrase: MYCTLICCMDGRFNMAVNEYIRVKYGYVYVDTITDAGPVSKIINESYLKDIEDKIVLISVKKHKSDHLFIAGHHDCAGCPVDDETQKSYIEEAVDILKKDLKDIKVTGMFIDGDFNIKVVKEV, translated from the coding sequence ATGTATTGTACATTAATATGCTGCATGGACGGCAGATTTAACATGGCAGTAAACGAGTATATAAGGGTGAAATACGGGTATGTTTATGTGGATACCATCACAGACGCAGGGCCGGTGTCGAAGATAATAAATGAAAGTTATCTGAAGGATATAGAGGATAAAATAGTATTAATCTCTGTTAAAAAACATAAATCCGATCATCTTTTTATAGCAGGTCATCATGATTGTGCAGGGTGTCCCGTAGATGATGAAACACAGAAAAGCTACATAGAGGAAGCAGTGGACATTCTAAAAAAAGATTTGAAAGATATAAAAGTAACAGGAATGTTTATAGACGGGGATTTTAATATAAAAGTCGTAAAAGAGGTGTAA
- a CDS encoding DUF4870 domain-containing protein produces MSFEYKGNPREEASIGGLRASIAAFFICISFFLGVSFIVSLASLILEKENEFVRFYAERTLAVNMIFLVLLVCNVIFFIGQIVFLLGLAALSVYQIIACYKAYKGDTFDLPFMGKICEFLFA; encoded by the coding sequence ATGTCGTTTGAATACAAGGGAAACCCGAGGGAAGAAGCTTCTATCGGCGGTTTGAGAGCCAGTATTGCAGCTTTTTTTATATGTATATCTTTTTTTCTGGGAGTAAGTTTTATAGTTTCACTGGCTTCTCTTATACTGGAAAAAGAAAATGAATTTGTCAGATTTTATGCTGAAAGAACTTTGGCTGTAAATATGATTTTTTTAGTTTTACTTGTTTGTAATGTGATTTTTTTTATTGGTCAGATTGTTTTTTTACTGGGACTGGCGGCTTTGTCTGTTTATCAGATCATTGCATGTTATAAGGCTTATAAAGGTGATACTTTTGATTTACCTTTTATGGGAAAAATTTGTGAATTTTTATTTGCATAA
- a CDS encoding nuclear transport factor 2 family protein, giving the protein MKPKEILIQWIEAFNSADTEKISALYADNAVNHQVANEPVNGRTAIKQMFENEFRQAEMVCIPENIFEDGEWAILEWKDSLGLRGCGFFHIINDKIVFQRGYWDKLSFLKLYNFPVE; this is encoded by the coding sequence ATAAAACCAAAAGAAATTCTTATTCAGTGGATTGAGGCCTTTAATAGTGCCGATACAGAAAAGATTTCCGCCCTTTATGCAGATAATGCGGTTAATCATCAGGTTGCCAACGAACCTGTCAACGGACGTACAGCTATAAAGCAAATGTTTGAAAATGAATTCAGACAGGCTGAAATGGTGTGTATTCCGGAGAATATATTCGAAGACGGGGAATGGGCAATTCTCGAATGGAAAGATTCTTTAGGTCTCAGAGGATGCGGCTTTTTTCATATTATTAATGACAAAATAGTTTTCCAGAGAGGTTACTGGGACAAACTCTCATTTTTAAAGCTGTATAATTTCCCAGTTGAATAA
- a CDS encoding GNAT family N-acetyltransferase, whose translation MSIIRKAEKRDVKGAAALLITALDEMKTVFSGYSDEKEILSKLEEYFLLEEGRYTYKNFAVCEIDGNIAGVIVVYYSDEGEKLDRVMLEDLKKRGIIRNSFEKEFYENEFYIDSVAVSPEYQGRGIAKELIKYAENEGREHGYEKMSLIVHGDKEKAYSIYKKIGYEEDSEITVYGENYTHMVKKL comes from the coding sequence ATGTCAATAATTAGAAAAGCAGAAAAAAGGGATGTAAAAGGGGCAGCAGCACTGCTTATTACAGCATTGGACGAGATGAAAACAGTATTTTCGGGATATAGTGATGAAAAAGAAATATTATCAAAATTAGAGGAATATTTTTTACTCGAAGAAGGAAGATATACATATAAAAATTTTGCTGTCTGCGAAATTGACGGAAATATAGCAGGCGTAATAGTAGTATATTATTCAGATGAAGGGGAAAAGCTGGACAGAGTGATGCTTGAGGATTTGAAAAAAAGAGGAATAATACGAAACAGTTTTGAAAAAGAATTTTATGAAAATGAATTTTATATAGATTCTGTGGCTGTAAGCCCTGAATATCAAGGTCGGGGAATAGCAAAGGAACTCATAAAGTATGCGGAAAATGAAGGTAGAGAACACGGATATGAAAAAATGAGTCTTATAGTTCACGGAGATAAGGAAAAAGCATATTCAATATATAAAAAAATAGGTTATGAAGAAGATTCGGAGATAACAGTATACGGAGAGAATTATACGCATATGGTAAAGAAATTATAA
- a CDS encoding MATE family efflux transporter gives MIISAVGFVFLYLVITVSSIINAEGDTLGPFIFNSAGLLLNVLLDYIFIKYLKMGVIGAATATVTAQAIACIGILCYLFRKTSRFRKLRIWRLDPVRYYKRIIKLGILNGINQALFSVFAIILAGMIASINETALGVQRVGIQFEAFSWNISIGLASAISAFVGQNYGARNFERLKTGYFIGLKWIVSIGFVISAVFIFGGKYLYGFFFENPETIAMGQDYLRILGFSQMFMCAEITTTGAFNGVGRTLQPTVNSVVVTSLRIPLAYILTLIMGLTGIWWSISGTSILKGVISVTWFLWTLRKIKNSGEMLEELAA, from the coding sequence TTGATAATTTCCGCAGTGGGATTCGTATTTTTATATCTGGTAATAACAGTATCATCTATTATAAATGCCGAAGGTGATACTTTGGGGCCGTTTATTTTTAACTCGGCAGGGCTGCTTTTAAATGTGCTTTTGGATTATATCTTTATAAAATATTTAAAAATGGGAGTAATAGGAGCGGCAACAGCCACAGTTACAGCACAGGCAATAGCATGTATAGGAATATTATGTTACCTTTTCAGAAAAACATCAAGATTCAGAAAACTCCGTATATGGAGACTGGATCCGGTGCGTTATTATAAGAGAATAATAAAACTCGGGATTCTAAACGGAATAAATCAGGCTCTGTTCTCGGTATTTGCAATTATTCTTGCTGGTATGATAGCAAGCATAAATGAAACAGCATTGGGAGTACAGCGTGTGGGTATTCAGTTCGAGGCATTTTCTTGGAATATTTCAATAGGACTTGCAAGTGCTATATCTGCATTTGTAGGGCAGAATTACGGTGCGAGAAATTTTGAGAGACTGAAAACCGGCTATTTTATCGGGCTAAAATGGATAGTTTCTATTGGATTTGTGATTTCAGCTGTATTTATATTCGGAGGAAAGTATCTTTACGGATTTTTCTTTGAAAACCCCGAAACTATAGCAATGGGACAGGATTATCTGCGTATTCTGGGATTTTCGCAGATGTTTATGTGTGCGGAGATAACAACAACAGGAGCATTTAACGGCGTGGGAAGAACGTTACAGCCTACTGTAAACAGTGTAGTAGTAACCAGCCTGAGAATACCGCTTGCTTACATTCTTACATTAATTATGGGACTTACAGGAATCTGGTGGAGTATAAGCGGAACAAGTATCTTAAAAGGTGTTATTTCAGTTACGTGGTTTTTGTGGACTTTGAGAAAAATAAAAAATTCGGGAGAAATGTTAGAAGAATTAGCAGCTTAG
- a CDS encoding MATE family efflux transporter produces the protein MKKKVNKTNILEGSISKGLFKLALPVVLTSLISIGYSLTDTWFIGKYLGDKYVSAVAAGAFFINFGMCFCNIPKIGAQVLVAQSIGARKILTARKYVRTALYLCVAFGLMYCAFVMIFHNYLIKVIKVQDPLIVHAQINF, from the coding sequence ATGAAGAAGAAAGTAAATAAAACAAATATATTGGAAGGTTCGATATCAAAAGGACTGTTTAAACTGGCTCTTCCGGTTGTACTTACATCTTTGATATCCATTGGATACAGTCTTACAGACACATGGTTCATAGGGAAATATCTCGGGGACAAATATGTTTCGGCAGTTGCAGCAGGTGCATTTTTTATAAATTTTGGAATGTGTTTCTGTAATATACCGAAAATAGGTGCACAGGTGCTTGTAGCGCAGTCAATAGGCGCACGTAAGATATTAACGGCAAGAAAATATGTAAGAACGGCACTTTATCTTTGTGTGGCTTTTGGGCTTATGTATTGTGCATTTGTTATGATATTTCATAATTATCTTATAAAAGTAATTAAGGTACAGGATCCTTTGATTGTCCATGCGCAAATCAATTTTTGA
- a CDS encoding GNAT family N-acetyltransferase, with product MIRGVELRDAGDITAIYNYYIKETIITFETEEIDTAEMENRIRKILDAGYPFIVYEENNKVTGYAYVGKFRERSAYSESLETSIYMDINEKGKGIGRKLYKRLIELSQEAGAHVLIGVVSYPNLASQRLHESIGFEKIGVFKEVGKKFGKYIDVEFWSYILGKDK from the coding sequence ATGATCAGAGGAGTAGAACTAAGAGACGCGGGAGATATTACAGCGATATATAATTATTATATAAAGGAAACAATCATAACTTTTGAAACAGAGGAGATAGATACTGCGGAAATGGAGAACAGAATAAGAAAAATACTGGATGCAGGATATCCCTTTATTGTTTATGAGGAAAATAACAAGGTGACAGGTTATGCATATGTGGGAAAATTCAGAGAGAGAAGTGCATACAGCGAAAGTCTGGAAACAAGCATATATATGGATATTAATGAAAAAGGAAAAGGAATAGGAAGAAAACTTTATAAAAGACTGATAGAACTGTCTCAGGAGGCAGGAGCACATGTACTTATAGGTGTAGTTTCATACCCGAATCTGGCAAGCCAGAGACTTCATGAAAGTATAGGTTTTGAAAAAATCGGTGTTTTTAAAGAAGTAGGGAAAAAATTTGGTAAATATATAGATGTTGAATTTTGGTCGTATATATTAGGTAAGGATAAATAA
- the rpsO gene encoding 30S ribosomal protein S15, with protein sequence MALKSKQEIVAEFGKNPQDTGSTEVQIALLTDRINHLTGHLKTHKKDFHSRAGLLKMVGKRRRLLNYLKDRNVDGYRVLIEKLGIRK encoded by the coding sequence ATGGCTTTGAAAAGTAAACAGGAAATAGTTGCAGAATTTGGAAAAAATCCACAGGATACAGGATCTACAGAGGTTCAGATAGCATTACTTACTGACAGAATAAATCACCTTACTGGTCACTTGAAGACACACAAAAAAGATTTTCACTCAAGAGCAGGACTTTTGAAAATGGTAGGTAAAAGAAGAAGACTTTTAAATTATTTAAAAGACAGAAATGTAGATGGATATAGAGTATTAATCGAAAAATTAGGAATAAGAAAATAA